A window from Pseudomonas kribbensis encodes these proteins:
- a CDS encoding BolA family protein, with product MTMQQRIESTLALLQPEHLQVLDESHMHSRGLQTHFKAVVVSAQFEGLNRVKRHQKVYGTLGELMGEFHALALHTYTPQEWAEVGAAPASPTCAGGSKH from the coding sequence ATGACCATGCAACAACGCATCGAATCGACGCTGGCGCTGCTTCAGCCTGAGCATCTGCAGGTACTGGACGAAAGCCACATGCACAGTCGCGGGTTGCAGACCCACTTCAAGGCAGTGGTGGTCAGTGCGCAGTTCGAAGGCCTGAACCGGGTCAAGCGCCACCAGAAAGTCTACGGCACGCTCGGCGAGCTGATGGGCGAGTTCCATGCGTTGGCGCTGCACACCTACACCCCGCAGGAATGGGCAGAAGTGGGCGCCGCTCCGGCGTCGCCGACCTGTGCCGGCGGCAGCAAGCATTGA
- the mnmC gene encoding bifunctional tRNA (5-methylaminomethyl-2-thiouridine)(34)-methyltransferase MnmD/FAD-dependent 5-carboxymethylaminomethyl-2-thiouridine(34) oxidoreductase MnmC, protein MKPVMPHAQLDWDDQGRPRSRVFDDVYFSDQSGLDETRYVFLEQNRLAERFAALPAGGRLVIGETGFGTGLNFLCTWQLFEQHAVAGARLHFVSVEKYPLSPADLQRALALWPDLKPLSDQLLKHYVAIHQGFQRIVLDNGRVTLTLLIGDALEQLPQLDGQIDAWFLDGFAPAKNPEMWTAELFAELARLAAPGSTISTFTSTGWVRRLLNAAGFKMKRTPGIGHKWEILRGEFLGWPEDVPLPAADKPWFARPAPVTGERRALVIGAGLAGCATAASLAARGWQVNLLERHAAVAQEASGNPQGVLYLKLSAHGTALSQLIVSGFGYTRRLLETLQRGTDWDDCGVLQLAFNEKERERQTQLAAAFPEDLLQWLDQPEAQTRAGIGLAHGGLYYPEGGWVHPPALCQAQSAQPGVTLLIHQDAVELRKVDGQWQAFDGDRMIATAPVVVLAGAAEIKRFAQSAELPLKRIRGQITRLAQTEDSQALATVVCAEGYVAPARLGEHTLGASFDFNNDDLTPTTAEHLGNLAMLEEISDDLVLRLQIKDQDPEHLEGRAAFRCTSPDYLPIVGPLADREAFDQTYAVLGKDARQVPDFACPWLDGLYVNSGHGSRGLITAPLSGELLAAWLDNEPLPLPRSVAEACHPNRFALRRLIRGK, encoded by the coding sequence ATGAAACCTGTAATGCCCCACGCCCAACTCGACTGGGATGACCAGGGACGCCCGCGTTCGCGAGTGTTCGACGATGTGTATTTTTCCGACCAGTCGGGGCTGGATGAAACCCGCTACGTGTTCCTTGAACAGAATCGACTGGCTGAACGCTTCGCCGCGTTGCCGGCGGGCGGGCGACTGGTGATCGGTGAAACCGGCTTCGGCACCGGGCTGAATTTTCTCTGCACCTGGCAGTTGTTCGAACAGCATGCAGTGGCCGGTGCGCGGCTGCATTTCGTCAGCGTGGAAAAGTACCCGCTGAGTCCTGCCGACCTGCAACGGGCGCTGGCGTTGTGGCCGGATCTCAAGCCGCTGTCCGATCAACTGCTCAAGCATTACGTGGCAATCCATCAGGGCTTCCAGCGCATTGTTCTGGATAACGGTCGCGTGACCCTGACGCTGCTGATCGGCGATGCGCTGGAGCAGCTGCCGCAACTGGACGGCCAGATCGATGCGTGGTTTCTCGACGGTTTCGCCCCGGCGAAAAACCCCGAAATGTGGACCGCCGAACTGTTCGCCGAACTGGCGCGGCTGGCGGCGCCCGGTTCGACCATCAGCACGTTCACCAGCACCGGCTGGGTGCGACGCCTGCTCAACGCTGCCGGGTTCAAGATGAAGCGCACGCCGGGCATCGGCCACAAATGGGAAATCCTGCGTGGCGAGTTTCTCGGCTGGCCGGAGGATGTGCCGTTACCCGCCGCGGACAAACCGTGGTTCGCCCGTCCGGCACCTGTCACGGGAGAGCGTCGTGCTCTGGTGATCGGCGCCGGCCTGGCCGGTTGCGCCACGGCCGCCAGCCTCGCGGCGCGGGGTTGGCAGGTCAATCTGCTGGAACGGCATGCGGCGGTGGCGCAGGAAGCCTCGGGCAATCCGCAAGGCGTGCTGTACCTGAAACTGTCCGCCCACGGCACCGCACTGTCGCAGTTGATCGTCAGCGGTTTCGGCTATACCCGTCGCCTGCTGGAAACCCTGCAGCGCGGCACCGACTGGGATGACTGCGGCGTGCTGCAACTGGCATTCAATGAAAAGGAACGCGAACGTCAGACGCAACTGGCGGCCGCATTTCCCGAAGACCTTCTGCAGTGGCTCGATCAGCCGGAGGCCCAGACCCGCGCCGGGATCGGTCTGGCCCACGGCGGTTTGTATTACCCCGAAGGTGGCTGGGTGCATCCGCCTGCGTTGTGTCAGGCGCAATCGGCACAGCCGGGCGTCACGTTGCTGATTCATCAGGACGCTGTCGAGCTGCGCAAGGTCGACGGCCAGTGGCAAGCTTTCGACGGTGACCGAATGATCGCAACGGCGCCCGTCGTGGTGCTGGCCGGCGCTGCCGAGATCAAACGGTTTGCGCAGAGCGCCGAACTGCCGCTCAAGCGTATTCGCGGGCAGATCACCCGTCTGGCACAGACCGAAGACAGCCAGGCACTGGCAACGGTGGTCTGCGCTGAGGGTTATGTGGCCCCCGCACGCTTGGGTGAACACACCCTGGGTGCCAGCTTCGACTTCAACAACGACGACCTGACCCCGACCACCGCCGAGCACCTGGGCAATCTGGCGATGCTCGAAGAAATCTCCGACGACCTGGTCTTGCGCCTGCAGATCAAGGATCAGGATCCCGAACACCTTGAAGGACGTGCCGCATTCCGCTGCACCAGTCCTGACTATCTGCCGATCGTCGGCCCGCTCGCCGACCGCGAAGCCTTTGATCAAACCTATGCAGTCCTGGGCAAGGATGCCCGACAAGTGCCGGACTTCGCCTGCCCGTGGCTGGACGGCCTGTACGTCAACAGCGGCCACGGTTCACGCGGGTTGATCACCGCGCCATTGTCGGGCGAGTTGCTGGCAGCCTGGCTGGACAACGAACCGCTGCCCCTGCCCAGAAGTGTGGCTGAAGCGTGTCATCCCAACCGGTTTGCATTGCGTCGGCTGATTCGGGGTAAATGA
- a CDS encoding class II fumarate hydratase translates to MSRIETDSLGQIEVPDDAYWGAQTQRSLINFAIGQERMPLPVLHALALIKKAAARVNDRNGDLPADIARLIEQAADEVLDGQHDDQFPLVVWQTGSGTQSNMNANEVIAGRANELAGNPRGGKTPVHPNDHVNRSQSSNDCFPTAMSIATAQAVQTQLLPAIAELSGGLAELSARHMKLVKTGRTHMMDATPITFGQELSGFIAQLDYAERAIRAALPAVCELAQGGTAVGTGLNSPHGFGEAIAAELAALSGLPFVTAPNKFAALAGHEPLTTLSGALKTLAVALMKIANDLRLLGSGPRAGFAEVKLPANEPGSSIMPGKVNPTQCEALSMLACQVLGNDVAIGFAASQGHLQLNVFKPVIIHNLLQSIRLLADGCSNFQQHCIAGLEPDAEVMAKHLERGLMLVTALNPHIGYDKSAEIAKKAYSEGKTLREAALELGYLTDEEFDAWVRPENMIEAGAKG, encoded by the coding sequence ATGAGCCGTATCGAAACCGACAGCCTGGGCCAGATCGAAGTCCCGGACGACGCTTACTGGGGCGCTCAGACGCAACGCTCGCTGATCAACTTCGCCATCGGTCAGGAACGCATGCCATTGCCGGTCCTGCATGCCCTGGCACTGATCAAGAAAGCCGCGGCCCGGGTCAACGACCGCAACGGCGACCTGCCCGCCGACATCGCCCGCCTGATCGAACAGGCCGCCGACGAAGTGCTCGACGGCCAGCATGACGACCAGTTCCCGCTGGTGGTCTGGCAGACCGGCAGCGGCACCCAGAGCAACATGAACGCCAACGAAGTGATTGCCGGTCGCGCCAACGAACTGGCCGGCAACCCCCGCGGCGGCAAGACGCCAGTGCACCCGAACGATCACGTCAACCGCTCGCAGAGCTCCAACGACTGCTTCCCCACCGCCATGAGCATCGCCACTGCGCAAGCAGTGCAGACTCAACTGCTGCCGGCCATCGCCGAGTTGTCGGGTGGCCTGGCCGAACTGTCGGCGCGGCACATGAAGCTGGTGAAGACCGGTCGCACCCACATGATGGATGCCACGCCGATCACCTTCGGCCAGGAACTCTCCGGTTTCATAGCGCAGCTGGATTACGCCGAACGGGCGATCCGCGCCGCATTGCCGGCGGTGTGCGAACTGGCTCAGGGCGGCACCGCCGTCGGCACCGGACTCAACTCGCCCCACGGTTTCGGCGAAGCGATTGCTGCCGAGCTGGCTGCACTTTCCGGCCTGCCGTTCGTCACCGCGCCGAACAAATTCGCCGCCCTCGCCGGCCATGAGCCACTGACCACGCTGTCCGGCGCCCTGAAAACCCTCGCCGTGGCGCTGATGAAAATCGCCAACGACCTGCGCCTGCTGGGCTCCGGCCCCCGCGCAGGTTTTGCCGAAGTGAAGTTGCCGGCCAACGAGCCGGGCAGCTCGATCATGCCCGGCAAGGTCAACCCGACCCAGTGCGAAGCGCTGTCGATGCTGGCCTGCCAGGTGCTGGGCAACGACGTGGCGATCGGTTTCGCCGCCAGTCAGGGTCACTTGCAGTTGAACGTGTTCAAACCGGTGATCATCCACAACCTGCTGCAATCGATCCGCCTGCTGGCCGATGGCTGCAGCAACTTCCAGCAGCACTGCATCGCCGGGCTGGAGCCGGATGCCGAAGTCATGGCGAAACATCTGGAGCGCGGTCTGATGCTGGTGACGGCGCTGAACCCGCACATCGGCTACGACAAATCGGCGGAAATCGCCAAGAAGGCCTACAGCGAAGGCAAAACCTTGCGCGAGGCAGCGCTGGAGCTGGGCTATCTGACCGATGAAGAGTTCGATGCCTGGGTGCGCCCGGAAAACATGATCGAGGCCGGCGCCAAGGGCTGA
- a CDS encoding rhodanese-related sulfurtransferase, with amino-acid sequence MTQPIVVAALYKFVTLEDYVNLREPLLQAMVDNGIKGTLLIAEEGINGTVSGSREGIDGLLAWLRNDPRMVDIDHKESYCDEQPFYRTKVKLKKEIVTLGVEGVDPNKKVGTYVEPQDWNALISDPEVLLIDTRNDYEVSIGTFEGAIDPKTTSFREFPDYIKEHFDPAVHKKVAMFCTGGIRCEKASSYMLGEGFEEVYHLKGGILKYLEEVPQEETKWQGDCFVFDNRVTVRHDLSEGDYDQCHACRTPVSVEDRASEHYVAGISCPHCWNTLSEKTRRSAIDRQKQIELAKARNMPHPIGYNYKQASSEA; translated from the coding sequence ATGACACAACCGATTGTCGTGGCGGCACTGTACAAGTTCGTCACCCTCGAAGATTACGTCAACCTGCGCGAGCCCCTGCTGCAAGCGATGGTCGACAACGGCATCAAAGGCACCCTGCTGATCGCCGAAGAAGGCATCAACGGCACGGTTTCCGGCAGCCGTGAAGGCATCGACGGCCTGCTGGCCTGGCTGCGCAACGATCCGCGCATGGTCGATATCGACCACAAGGAATCGTACTGCGACGAGCAGCCGTTCTACCGCACCAAAGTCAAGCTCAAGAAAGAGATCGTGACCCTGGGCGTCGAAGGCGTCGACCCGAACAAGAAGGTCGGCACCTACGTCGAGCCGCAGGACTGGAACGCGCTGATCAGCGATCCGGAAGTGCTGCTGATCGACACCCGCAACGATTACGAAGTGTCGATCGGCACCTTCGAAGGCGCCATCGATCCGAAAACCACCAGTTTTCGCGAATTCCCCGACTACATCAAAGAACACTTCGACCCGGCCGTGCACAAGAAGGTCGCGATGTTCTGCACCGGTGGCATCCGCTGCGAAAAAGCCTCGAGCTACATGCTCGGCGAAGGTTTCGAAGAGGTTTACCACCTCAAGGGCGGCATTCTGAAGTACCTCGAAGAGGTGCCGCAGGAAGAGACCAAATGGCAGGGCGACTGCTTCGTGTTCGACAACCGCGTGACCGTGCGCCATGACCTGAGCGAAGGCGACTACGATCAGTGTCACGCCTGCCGTACACCGGTCAGCGTCGAGGATCGCGCCTCTGAGCATTACGTGGCCGGCATCAGCTGCCCGCACTGCTGGAACACGCTGAGCGAGAAGACCCGCCGCAGCGCCATCGACCGCCAGAAACAGATCGAACTGGCAAAAGCGCGCAACATGCCGCACCCGATCGGCTACAACTATAAGCAAGCATCCTCCGAGGCTTAA
- the pap gene encoding polyphosphate:AMP phosphotransferase produces MFESAEIGHAIDKETYDAAVPALREALLEVQFELQQQKRFPVIILINGIEGAGKGETVKLLNEWMDPRLIEVRTFDQQTDEELARPPAWRYWRMLPAKGRMGIFFGNWYSQMLQGRVHGLFKDPRLDQAIAGAERLEKMLCDEGALIFKFWFHLSKKQMKARLKALADDPLHSWRISPLDWQQSETYDKFVKYGERVLRRTSRDYAPWHVIEGVDAHYRSLTVGKILLEGLQNALKRPDVHSNAVSAQPLGTSVDQLNLLDSLNLNQNLDKKDYEEQLITEQARLSGLMRDKRMRRHALVAVFEGNDAAGKGGAIRRVAAALDPRQYNIVPIAAPTEEERAQPYLWRFWRHIPARGKFTVFDRSWYGRVLVERIEGFCSTADWMRAYGEINDFEEQLADAGVIVVKFWLAIDKDTQMERFQAREEIPFKRFKITEDDWRNRDKWDAYRAAVGDMVDRTSTEISPWTLVEANDKRWARVKVLRTINRALEEAFEKSDKKEKKHKD; encoded by the coding sequence ATGTTCGAATCCGCTGAAATCGGTCACGCCATCGACAAAGAAACCTACGACGCCGCCGTACCCGCGCTGCGTGAAGCACTGCTGGAAGTCCAGTTCGAGTTGCAGCAGCAAAAGCGTTTTCCGGTGATCATTTTGATCAACGGCATCGAAGGCGCCGGCAAGGGCGAGACGGTGAAACTGCTCAACGAATGGATGGACCCGCGCCTGATTGAAGTGCGTACCTTCGACCAGCAGACCGACGAAGAACTGGCGCGACCACCGGCCTGGCGTTACTGGCGGATGCTGCCGGCCAAGGGGCGCATGGGGATTTTCTTTGGTAACTGGTACAGCCAGATGCTGCAGGGCCGGGTGCACGGTTTGTTCAAGGATCCGCGACTGGATCAGGCCATCGCCGGTGCAGAACGGCTGGAAAAAATGCTGTGTGATGAAGGCGCACTGATCTTCAAGTTCTGGTTCCATCTGTCCAAGAAACAGATGAAGGCGCGGCTCAAGGCGTTGGCCGACGATCCGTTGCACAGCTGGCGGATCAGCCCGCTGGACTGGCAGCAATCTGAGACCTACGACAAGTTCGTCAAGTACGGCGAGCGTGTGTTGCGTCGCACCAGCCGCGATTACGCGCCGTGGCATGTCATCGAAGGGGTGGACGCGCATTACCGTAGCCTGACCGTGGGCAAGATCCTGCTCGAAGGCCTGCAAAATGCGCTGAAACGTCCGGACGTGCATTCGAACGCTGTCAGTGCCCAGCCGTTGGGCACATCGGTGGATCAGTTGAATCTGCTCGACAGCCTCAACCTGAACCAGAACCTGGACAAAAAGGATTACGAAGAGCAACTGATTACCGAGCAGGCGCGGCTGTCCGGGCTGATGCGTGACAAGCGCATGCGCCGTCATGCCTTGGTGGCGGTGTTCGAAGGCAACGATGCGGCGGGCAAGGGCGGAGCGATTCGCCGGGTTGCGGCGGCGCTCGATCCGCGTCAGTACAACATCGTGCCGATTGCCGCGCCGACCGAAGAGGAACGGGCGCAGCCGTACCTGTGGCGTTTCTGGCGGCACATTCCGGCCCGGGGCAAGTTCACCGTGTTCGACCGCTCCTGGTACGGCCGGGTGCTGGTAGAGCGGATCGAAGGCTTTTGCAGCACGGCCGACTGGATGCGTGCCTACGGTGAAATCAACGATTTCGAAGAGCAGCTCGCCGACGCCGGAGTGATCGTGGTCAAGTTCTGGCTGGCCATCGACAAGGACACGCAGATGGAGCGTTTCCAGGCCCGCGAGGAAATCCCGTTCAAGCGTTTCAAGATCACCGAGGACGACTGGCGCAACCGCGACAAGTGGGACGCCTACCGTGCGGCGGTGGGGGACATGGTCGATCGCACCAGCACCGAAATCTCACCGTGGACACTGGTTGAAGCCAATGACAAGCGCTGGGCCCGGGTCAAGGTGCTGCGCACGATCAATCGCGCGCTGGAAGAAGCCTTCGAGAAATCCGACAAGAAGGAAAAGAAGCACAAGGACTGA
- a CDS encoding DUF6316 family protein codes for MFGMRAQDTAPATHFRSDRVCRVNGELFFSTRENTLEGPFDSPEKAEQEIRAYIARMQLLDSGNRT; via the coding sequence ATGTTCGGAATGCGCGCCCAGGACACCGCCCCCGCCACGCACTTTCGCAGCGACCGGGTGTGTCGGGTCAATGGCGAACTGTTTTTCAGTACCCGCGAGAACACCCTCGAAGGGCCGTTCGACAGCCCCGAGAAAGCCGAGCAGGAAATCCGCGCGTACATCGCGCGGATGCAATTGCTGGATTCCGGCAACCGGACTTAG
- a CDS encoding thiolase family protein: MREVVIVDSVRTGLAKSFRGKFNQTRPDDMAAHCVNALLSRNDVDPASVEDCIVGAGSNEGAQGYNIGRNVAVLSQLGTGTAGMTLNRFCSSGLQAIAIAANQIASGCSDIIVAGGVESISLTLKSVNTDHLINPLLKQQTPGIYYTMGQTAEVVARRYGVSREAQDRYSLQSQIRTAQAQAAGLFNDEIVPMAVKYRVEDKNSGEVQILDGIVDRDDCNRPDTTYESLAGLKPVFAEDGSVTAGNSSQLSDGASMTLVMSLEKALQLGLKPKAFFRGFTVAGCEPDEMGIGPVFSVPKLLKAKGLQVADIDLWELNEAFASQCLYARNRLEIDNEKYNVNGGSISIGHPFGMTGSRQVGHLVRELQRRNLRYGIVTMCVGGGMGATGLFEAVR, translated from the coding sequence ATGCGTGAAGTGGTGATCGTCGACAGCGTGCGGACTGGCTTGGCCAAGTCCTTTCGCGGCAAGTTCAACCAGACCCGCCCCGATGACATGGCGGCCCATTGCGTGAATGCGTTGCTCTCGCGCAACGACGTCGATCCGGCCAGCGTCGAGGACTGCATCGTCGGTGCCGGCTCCAACGAAGGCGCCCAGGGCTACAACATTGGCCGTAACGTGGCGGTGCTCTCGCAACTGGGCACCGGCACGGCGGGCATGACCCTCAACCGTTTCTGCTCTTCGGGTCTGCAGGCGATTGCGATTGCCGCGAACCAGATCGCTTCGGGTTGCAGCGACATCATTGTCGCTGGCGGCGTCGAGTCGATCAGCCTGACGCTGAAAAGCGTCAACACCGATCATCTGATCAACCCATTGCTCAAGCAGCAGACCCCGGGCATCTACTACACCATGGGCCAGACCGCCGAGGTCGTGGCGCGTCGTTATGGTGTCAGCCGCGAGGCACAGGATCGTTATTCGCTGCAAAGTCAGATCCGCACCGCTCAGGCGCAGGCAGCCGGTCTGTTCAATGACGAAATCGTGCCGATGGCGGTGAAATACCGGGTCGAGGACAAGAATAGCGGTGAAGTGCAGATCCTCGACGGCATCGTCGATCGCGATGACTGCAACCGCCCGGATACCACCTATGAAAGCCTCGCCGGATTGAAACCGGTGTTCGCCGAGGATGGTTCGGTGACGGCAGGCAACTCGTCGCAGCTGTCCGACGGCGCCTCGATGACGCTGGTGATGAGCCTGGAAAAAGCCCTGCAACTGGGGCTCAAGCCGAAAGCGTTTTTCCGTGGGTTTACCGTGGCCGGTTGCGAGCCGGACGAGATGGGCATCGGCCCGGTGTTCTCGGTGCCGAAGCTACTCAAGGCCAAAGGTTTGCAGGTAGCAGACATCGACCTGTGGGAACTGAACGAGGCGTTCGCCTCGCAGTGCCTGTACGCCCGTAATCGGCTGGAAATCGACAACGAGAAATACAACGTCAACGGCGGCTCGATTTCCATCGGCCATCCGTTCGGCATGACCGGGTCGCGGCAGGTCGGGCATCTGGTGCGCGAGTTGCAACGACGCAATCTGCGCTACGGGATCGTGACCATGTGCGTGGGCGGCGGGATGGGCGCAACGGGCTTGTTCGAAGCGGTGCGCTAA
- a CDS encoding DMT family transporter — protein sequence MHVSSGRWVYGMFLALLTAFLWGILPIKLKQVLQVMDPITVTWFRLTVSGGCLFIYLATTKRLPSRKLLGPKGGWLVLMAVLGLVGNYVLYLMGLNLLSPGTAQLVVQMGPIMLLIASLFVFKERFSIGQGIGLAVLLIGFTLFFNQRLAELLTSLSDYTAGVLLVLLASTVWTFYALGQKQLLTVWNSLQVMMVIYLFCALLLTPWVHPLEALELSPLQGWLLLACCMNTLIAYGAFAEALAHWEASRVSATLAITPLVTFGAVAIAAWTWPDYVHAEQINGLGYGGAVLVVLGSALVALGPSLIAGLKARRAKLLVG from the coding sequence ATGCACGTTTCATCGGGTCGCTGGGTATACGGCATGTTCCTGGCCTTGTTGACCGCGTTCTTGTGGGGAATCCTGCCGATCAAGCTCAAACAGGTGCTGCAGGTGATGGACCCGATCACGGTGACCTGGTTTCGCCTGACGGTGTCCGGCGGCTGCCTGTTCATTTATCTGGCGACGACAAAACGCTTGCCGAGTCGCAAGTTGCTCGGGCCGAAGGGCGGCTGGCTGGTGCTGATGGCGGTGCTCGGTCTGGTGGGCAACTATGTGCTGTACCTGATGGGCCTGAACCTGCTCAGTCCCGGCACCGCGCAACTGGTGGTGCAGATGGGGCCTATCATGCTGCTGATTGCCAGTCTGTTCGTGTTCAAGGAGCGCTTCAGTATTGGTCAGGGCATTGGCCTGGCGGTGTTGCTGATAGGCTTCACGCTGTTTTTCAATCAGCGTCTGGCGGAATTGCTTACGTCTTTGTCCGATTACACCGCCGGCGTGTTGCTGGTGCTGCTGGCCTCGACCGTCTGGACGTTCTATGCGCTGGGCCAGAAGCAATTGCTGACGGTGTGGAATTCGTTGCAGGTGATGATGGTGATCTACCTGTTCTGCGCCTTGCTGCTGACGCCGTGGGTTCATCCGCTCGAAGCGCTTGAGTTGAGCCCGTTGCAGGGCTGGCTGTTGCTGGCGTGCTGCATGAACACCCTGATCGCCTATGGCGCGTTTGCCGAAGCACTGGCGCATTGGGAGGCCTCGCGGGTCAGTGCGACGCTGGCGATTACGCCGCTGGTGACCTTCGGTGCCGTGGCGATTGCCGCATGGACCTGGCCGGACTACGTGCACGCCGAGCAGATCAACGGTCTGGGTTATGGCGGGGCGGTGCTGGTGGTGCTGGGTTCGGCGCTGGTGGCACTGGGGCCTTCGTTGATTGCCGGGCTCAAGGCCCGGCGGGCGAAACTGTTGGTCGGATGA
- a CDS encoding DUF2059 domain-containing protein produces the protein MTRLRAICTAVALVCASGQVLADTASHNASAEAFLTLAHADKLGTPVYMQVQQMFAQRFEQTKAPESKKAVLDTYQAKANAALDQAIGWNKLKPDMVKLYTSNFSEQELKDLVAFYQSPLGKKVLEKMPQLTQQSAQMTQAKLEPAVPVVNKLLDDMTNELAPKGAAPAKKK, from the coding sequence ATGACTCGTCTTCGTGCCATCTGCACCGCGGTTGCCCTGGTTTGCGCCAGCGGCCAGGTGCTTGCCGATACCGCCAGCCACAACGCCAGTGCCGAAGCTTTCCTGACCCTGGCGCACGCTGACAAGCTGGGCACTCCGGTGTACATGCAAGTGCAGCAGATGTTCGCCCAGCGTTTTGAACAGACCAAGGCTCCGGAATCCAAGAAAGCCGTACTGGATACCTACCAGGCCAAGGCCAACGCCGCCCTGGACCAGGCCATTGGCTGGAACAAGCTGAAACCGGACATGGTCAAGCTCTACACCAGCAACTTCAGCGAACAGGAGCTCAAAGACCTGGTCGCGTTCTACCAGTCGCCACTGGGCAAGAAAGTCCTGGAAAAAATGCCGCAGCTGACCCAGCAATCGGCCCAGATGACCCAGGCCAAACTGGAACCTGCCGTTCCTGTGGTCAACAAGCTGCTGGACGACATGACCAACGAGCTGGCACCGAAAGGCGCGGCTCCGGCCAAGAAGAAGTAA